AAGTACTCAGTGTCACAGAAAAGATATCCCACAGTTCCTTGCCTTGGCTCTCCCTGGATCAGCAGTGTGTGGAGGCAGGGCCTTCTCTATAGACCTCTGATATTCCTGCTCAGGGATGGAATCTTCACTTTATTCTAAAAGGGATGGAGATCAGAGGTACAAGAAGGAAACAGGAACCCCAAGGAGGGTCTGGAGGTTCCCGAGGGGAAACGTAGGGTGCCCTTGGCACCATGTCTGTGGACAAGGTCCTCAAGTGGCTTTTATTTCTCTTGTCATCGTGGGGCTTTCTTGTTAAATATCTGTGGATTGCTCTAGCTGAGTCCAGACACCCAGGTTCCAATTCACTTTTCAGTCCAGTTTCTCGTTCTGAGACCAATCATGCTGACTCCAAATCACCCTCCTACAGATATGTGACTTCATCAATGCTGGGCCTGTGCCCATCTAGGGCAGAGCCAGAGTGAGGAATAGGAAGTCCCTGCTGGGTTTCTCTATGACTTTCCTGTAGGTCTAGCAGTCGCCAGTGGATGAGGTGAATGCCGTTCTCTGACTTTAGTGCTGGTGGTTCTGCGAGGAGAGTGGCATGGCCCTGGTGAAATGGAGGCCCAAAGTGAACAGCCAGCACAATGCAGATTGCTAGTAGAACGAAGGCAGCGATGATGACAGTGAGTAGTGGCAGCCCATCCCCTCGAGGTGTCTCCCAGACGTCACCTAGCATCTCTGGGAGCTGCCTTTG
This DNA window, taken from Cricetulus griseus strain 17A/GY chromosome 2, alternate assembly CriGri-PICRH-1.0, whole genome shotgun sequence, encodes the following:
- the Smim33 gene encoding small integral membrane protein 33 encodes the protein MHQDDHYPQPFPPVNGSLEQEPQRQLPEMLGDVWETPRGDGLPLLTVIIAAFVLLAICIVLAVHFGPPFHQGHATLLAEPPALKSENGIHLIHWRLLDLQESHRETQQGLPIPHSGSALDGHRPSIDEVTYL